A part of Deltaproteobacteria bacterium genomic DNA contains:
- a CDS encoding pyrimidine dimer DNA glycosylase/endonuclease V encodes MRIWDIDPELLCDRHLLGEHNEAHALWSIIINGLKGFSSHPETARWRGKLRALYLRHEADAREMERRGFRHQSPLDETLATGKAVQDELKDPIEVQERLLSERDPDCAERIRRRKER; translated from the coding sequence ATGAGGATATGGGACATAGACCCGGAGCTTCTATGCGACCGGCATCTTTTAGGCGAGCACAACGAGGCGCACGCGCTCTGGAGCATCATAATAAACGGGCTCAAGGGCTTCTCCAGCCATCCTGAGACCGCCCGGTGGAGAGGCAAGCTAAGGGCCCTCTATCTCAGGCACGAGGCGGACGCAAGGGAAATGGAGCGGAGGGGCTTCAGGCACCAAAGCCCGCTCGATGAGACCCTCGCTACCGGCAAGGCGGTCCAGGACGAGCTCAAGGACCCGATAGAGGTGCAGGAAAGGCTCCTTTCGGAACGGGATCCCGACTGCGCCGAAAGGATACGGAGAAGGAAGGAGCGCTGA
- a CDS encoding glycosyltransferase family 39 protein: MKTGIPKSHLIIISLAAVLPLLPFIDKAFHIDDTLFVWTARQILESPWDFYGFNGNWWSYESAAHDFIKNPPLTSYYMALIALFTGFSERALHIAFLVPALFAALGAYALALRFTKMPLAAALAAVATPAFLVSSTSLMCDVMLLAFWNWAMVFWIRGLDRDRGLDLAIGGVLIALAALTKYFGVSLIPLLLVYSLFHGKRGIKALAYLVIPVAALVGYQLYTQHMYGRGLLLDAAGYATGVTGGSRGITAEKAFIGVVFAGGSVIMALFLLPSVLGLRAALIGAALAAAGAAYVYGKGTMGGIVLFEPGFGWGYIAQMAACWAAGAGILLLAATDFVKRRDAASVLLLLWVAGTFVFATFVNWTINARSILPMVPAAAILVMRAAEGKSLLRVYLPLIPALAVSFFVAWADYGFADNARAAARAISEKYSGMGTKIWFQGHWGFQYYMEKKGAIPINNRSSMIATGSLVAIPLNNTGITTIVPDSLDISYLDGYDFPIPYVATMPFDGGAGFYSSVWGPVPFMLFPPKGDSFKIFYLNEDWSVPESFLSSH, from the coding sequence ATGAAGACAGGCATTCCAAAAAGCCATCTGATAATAATATCTCTTGCGGCCGTCCTGCCGCTACTCCCATTCATTGACAAGGCTTTCCATATAGACGACACGCTCTTTGTCTGGACCGCGCGGCAGATACTCGAGAGTCCCTGGGATTTCTACGGCTTTAACGGCAATTGGTGGAGCTACGAGAGCGCGGCGCATGATTTCATAAAGAACCCGCCGCTTACGAGCTATTACATGGCGCTCATAGCCCTTTTCACGGGCTTTTCCGAGAGGGCGCTCCATATCGCTTTCCTTGTCCCGGCGCTCTTTGCCGCGCTCGGCGCCTATGCGCTGGCTCTCCGTTTTACGAAGATGCCTTTGGCGGCCGCGCTTGCGGCTGTAGCCACCCCCGCCTTTCTCGTTTCCTCGACCAGCCTAATGTGCGACGTGATGCTCCTTGCCTTCTGGAACTGGGCCATGGTCTTCTGGATACGGGGGCTCGACAGGGATAGGGGCTTGGACCTTGCAATCGGAGGGGTCCTTATAGCGCTCGCCGCGCTCACGAAATACTTCGGAGTGAGCCTGATACCTCTCCTTCTGGTCTATTCCTTATTCCACGGGAAAAGGGGCATCAAGGCGCTCGCATACCTCGTTATCCCGGTCGCGGCGCTTGTCGGATATCAGCTCTATACGCAGCACATGTACGGGAGGGGGCTCCTGCTCGATGCCGCAGGCTACGCAACAGGCGTTACGGGCGGGAGCAGGGGGATTACCGCAGAGAAGGCCTTTATTGGGGTCGTCTTTGCGGGCGGCTCCGTAATAATGGCCTTATTCCTCCTCCCTTCAGTCCTGGGCCTCAGGGCCGCTCTGATTGGAGCCGCGCTCGCCGCAGCCGGGGCCGCGTATGTCTACGGAAAAGGCACCATGGGAGGCATTGTCCTCTTCGAGCCGGGTTTCGGCTGGGGCTACATTGCGCAAATGGCGGCCTGCTGGGCTGCCGGGGCCGGCATACTCCTGCTTGCGGCCACTGACTTCGTAAAGAGAAGGGACGCGGCCTCGGTCCTCCTCCTTCTCTGGGTGGCAGGCACCTTCGTTTTTGCGACATTCGTCAATTGGACCATAAACGCAAGGTCGATACTGCCGATGGTCCCTGCCGCCGCAATCCTCGTAATGAGGGCGGCCGAGGGGAAAAGTTTATTGAGGGTGTATCTTCCGCTTATCCCGGCGCTAGCCGTCTCCTTTTTCGTAGCGTGGGCCGATTACGGTTTTGCCGATAACGCCAGGGCCGCTGCCAGGGCCATCTCGGAGAAATACTCGGGCATGGGAACGAAGATCTGGTTCCAAGGGCACTGGGGCTTCCAGTATTACATGGAAAAAAAAGGAGCTATTCCGATAAACAACAGAAGCAGCATGATTGCAACCGGCAGCCTTGTGGCAATCCCTCTTAATAACACCGGTATCACGACGATAGTTCCTGATAGCTTGGATATATCATACCTCGATGGCTACGATTTCCCCATCCCGTATGTGGCCACGATGCCTTTTGACGGGGGCGCTGGTTTTTATTCAAGTGTCTGGGGTCCGGTGCCATTCATGCTTTTCCCTCCGAAAGGGGATAGCTTCAAGATTTTTTACCTAAACGAGGACTGGTCCGTACCAGAAAGCTTTTTATCGTCTCATTGA
- a CDS encoding glycosyltransferase family 39 protein, with translation MKSGPKASHILVLSLAAVLPLLPFIDKAFHVDDTLFVWTARQILERPWDFYGFTGNWFSYENAAHTFIKNPPLTSYYIAFIALFTGFSEKALHIAFLVPALFAALGAYAMALRFTKMPLAAALAAVATPAFLVSSTNVMCDVMLLAFWNWAMFFWIRGLDKDRGLDLAIGGVLIVLAALTKYFGVSLIPLLAAYSVFRGKKGFKALAYFLIPVAALAGYQFYTQYMYGRGLLFDAADYATGIKVFSAMPQHERVFTGVVFVGGSIITALFLIPSLFGLRAVAAGVALAAAGAAYAYLKGSFEEEDVVLFKPGFGWGFIAQLAVYWAAGAGVLFLAVSDFMKRKDAGSVLLLLWVAGTFVFAVFVNWSINARSILPMVPAVSMLLMRAAEGKGALRAYFPIIPAFAVSFFVTQADYNFANSARTAARIISEGYSGGGKLWFQGHWGFQYYMESAGALPIDAKGSEIKKGSMVAIPYNNYGLKRFPDRLDKTGMVDSFPAQYVETMPQGGGAGFYAHQWGPMPFMLFPPKGETYVVFRMNEDWVLPRDLLAEDVPRMAGFPVRPRGTP, from the coding sequence ATGAAGTCAGGGCCCAAGGCAAGCCATATATTGGTCTTATCTCTTGCGGCCGTCCTGCCGCTCCTCCCCTTCATTGACAAGGCCTTCCATGTAGACGATACGCTCTTTGTCTGGACCGCGAGGCAGATACTCGAACGCCCCTGGGACTTCTACGGCTTTACCGGGAACTGGTTCAGCTATGAAAATGCTGCGCATACATTCATAAAGAACCCTCCGCTTACGAGCTATTACATAGCTTTCATAGCCCTCTTTACGGGCTTCTCCGAGAAAGCGCTCCATATAGCTTTCCTGGTCCCCGCGCTTTTTGCCGCGCTCGGCGCCTACGCGATGGCGCTCCGTTTCACGAAAATGCCACTGGCGGCGGCGCTTGCGGCGGTTGCGACCCCAGCCTTTCTCGTCTCCTCGACAAATGTCATGTGCGACGTGATGCTGCTTGCCTTCTGGAACTGGGCCATGTTCTTCTGGATACGGGGGCTCGATAAGGACAGGGGCCTTGACCTCGCAATAGGCGGCGTGCTTATTGTCCTTGCCGCGCTCACGAAATACTTCGGGGTGAGCCTCATACCTCTCCTTGCTGCCTATTCCGTATTCCGGGGGAAGAAGGGCTTCAAGGCGCTCGCGTATTTCCTGATACCGGTTGCCGCGCTCGCGGGGTATCAGTTCTACACGCAATACATGTACGGGAGGGGGCTACTTTTCGACGCCGCGGACTATGCCACCGGCATAAAGGTCTTTAGCGCCATGCCGCAGCATGAAAGGGTCTTTACAGGCGTGGTTTTCGTCGGCGGCTCCATAATAACGGCCCTTTTCCTCATCCCCTCGCTATTCGGCCTCAGGGCGGTCGCGGCTGGTGTTGCGCTTGCCGCAGCCGGTGCAGCGTATGCGTACCTTAAGGGCTCATTCGAGGAAGAGGATGTCGTCCTCTTCAAGCCCGGCTTCGGCTGGGGCTTCATAGCGCAGTTGGCGGTCTACTGGGCTGCCGGGGCCGGGGTGCTCTTCCTTGCCGTATCCGATTTTATGAAAAGGAAGGACGCAGGTTCTGTACTTCTCCTTTTATGGGTGGCCGGGACCTTTGTCTTCGCCGTCTTCGTCAATTGGTCCATAAACGCCAGGTCTATACTGCCGATGGTCCCCGCGGTATCCATGCTTTTAATGAGGGCGGCCGAGGGCAAGGGCGCGCTGAGGGCCTATTTCCCCATTATCCCGGCGTTCGCGGTCTCTTTTTTCGTTACCCAGGCCGATTATAATTTCGCGAACAGCGCAAGGACAGCCGCCCGGATAATCTCGGAAGGATATTCCGGTGGAGGAAAGCTCTGGTTCCAGGGACACTGGGGCTTTCAGTATTACATGGAGAGCGCTGGCGCTCTCCCGATAGACGCAAAGGGGAGCGAAATAAAAAAAGGGAGCATGGTGGCCATCCCGTATAACAACTACGGCCTCAAGCGCTTCCCGGACCGGCTCGATAAGACGGGCATGGTCGACAGCTTCCCGGCCCAGTACGTTGAGACCATGCCCCAGGGCGGCGGCGCAGGGTTCTACGCGCACCAGTGGGGCCCCATGCCGTTCATGCTCTTCCCGCCCAAGGGGGAGACCTATGTCGTATTCCGGATGAACGAGGACTGGGTCCTGCCGAGGGACCTCCTGGCCGAGGACGTGCCGCGAATGGCCGGGTTCCCGGTGAGGCCGCGCGGCACCCCCTGA